The following is a genomic window from Staphylococcus saccharolyticus.
TTTCAGGTGACATTTTGAATAATTCAGGATGTTTCTTACCTGTTTCAATTCCTAGTACTCCAAACACACTGAACCAAATAAAACTAACAAGTGCAGGAACTAATAATACACCAGAAATAAATTCTCTGATTGAACGTCCCTTAGATACACGAGCAATAAATACACCAACGAATGGACTCCAACTTAACCACCAACCCCAATAGTACAATGTCCAAGTTGACATCCAATCACGTTTTTGCCCATTTAATGCTGCAGTATCCAAACTATTAAATAAGAATGTATTTAATAAACTACCTGTAGAGCTTGTCATCATATTTAGGATTAATACTGTAGGACCAATAATTAATGTAACAATCATTAGTATTGCTCCTAAACCAATATTCAAGTTACTCAAATATTGAATACCTTTACTTAACCCTGACCAAGCACTAGCAATAAATAAAATTGTTACAACAACAATAATAATACCTTGAACGAAAATATTATTTGGTATTTTAAATAAATAATGTAAACCACCATTTATTTGTAAGGCACCCATTCCTAAAGATACTGCTACACCAACTAGAGTAGCAAATACTGAAAGAACGTCGATTAAAGTTCCTATAGGCCCTTCTACTTTATTACCTAAAATTGGACGTAATGTTCTTGAAATTAATCCAGGTTCTCCTTTACGGAATTGAGAATAAGCTAAAGCAAGTGCTACAACACCATAAATAGCCCAAGCATGGAATCCCCAGTGGAAAAAAGTTGATCTTAATGATTCAGTATAAGCTTTAGTAGTTTCTGGATTAGCAGTTGGTGGAGAGGCAAAATGAGCCATAGGTTCAGCAGCTCCGTAGAATACTAATCCAATACCCATTCCAGCACTGAATAACATTGCAAACCATGAAATAGTGTTGAATTCAGGTTTATCATTTGGCTTACCGAGTTTAAGTTTCCCAATAGGACTGAAGATTAAGAAGATACAGAAGAACACGATAACTGTGGTTAAAATTAAGTAATACCAACCTAACTTATCAGTAATCCACATCTTAACTACATTAGTAACACTATCGAATTTTTCAGGCCAGAAAGCACCTATAATTACGACAATAGCAACGATAATCGAACTATAGATGAATACTGAAGAAAACTTCTTATTTTCCTTCTCTTGAGAAGAAGAATTCATAATTAATTACTCCCTTCATCCAATTATTTAATTTTCAAAGTAGTAAAATTAAAAATTATAACTTTACTAATGTACCTTTATAGAGTAACAAACGTCTTAAACTTAATCAAATTCACATAATTGTGACATTTGCTAAAATATTTATATGTTGTATAATTGTTATCATATTTTAATAGAAAGGATTTGTATTATGCTTAAAGAATTTAAAGACTTTGCACTTAAAGGAAGTGTACTAGATTTAGCAGTTGCAGTAGTTATGGGAGCTGCATTTAATAAAATTGTTACTTCCTTGGTTCAATACATAATCATGCCATTAATTGGCAAAATTTTCGGTTCTGTTGATTTCGCTAAAGACTGGTCTTTTTGGGGAATAAAGTATGGTCTTTTCATACAATCTATAATTGATTTCATTATTGTTGCTTTTGCTTTATTTATTTTTGTTAAGATGGCTAATACAATTATGAAAAAAGATGATGATGAAATTGAAGAAAATACTGTTTTATTAACAGAAATTAGAGATTTACTTAGAGAAAAATAATATGTAATTAAGTATATATCAGACTAAGGCAATTACCCCTGCCTTAGTCTTTTTCCTTGTTTCTCAATTTTTTCTAAATCTTGTACTACTATGATATTGACTACTAGAAACCTCTAAAATCAATGGAATACGTTGTTTTAATTCACTTACATGAGAAATGATACCTACCATTCTACCTGAGGATTTCAAATTAATTAACGTATCAATAGCTGTTTCAAGTGTTTCTTGATCTAGAGTTCCAAAACCTTCGTCTATGAACATAGATTGTAAATTAATTTCACCAGATTCTTGTTGAACAACTTCACTCAATCCTAAAGCTAATGAAGCTTGGAATGTTTCACCACCAGAAAGCGAACTGATATGTCTAGATTTATTAGAATGAAAATCAAATACATCAATTTCTAATCCACTAAACCCTTGTGAAACTGCTTCTCTTCTGACTAATTGATAACGATTGCCACTCATTACCGACAACCTTTGATTTGCTTGTAAAATGATTTTTTCCAAATAATAAATCAATACATAATTTTCGAGCATGAGTTTACGACTATTTTTTCCTGAGAGAATTTCAGTTAATAAAAATATTTCTTTCTGGTCTTTTAATTCATCGTTTAATATTTCAACAAATCCTTTAATTTTATTTATATTTTTTAAATTGTTTTCATTTTTACATTTTATTGCAACAGTCTCTGAATTAATTTGATCCAATTTCTGTCTTTTTAGTACAACCTTTTCTTTTAATTTGTCTAAATTTTCTAATTTTTTATCTTTAACAAGTTGACTCAATCTTTCTATTTCTATTTCAAAACTTTGATATTTTTTATTAAAGTTATTGATTCTTTCTTCTATATCTTCTTTTTGATTATTCAG
Proteins encoded in this region:
- a CDS encoding BCCT family transporter, yielding MNSSSQEKENKKFSSVFIYSSIIVAIVVIIGAFWPEKFDSVTNVVKMWITDKLGWYYLILTTVIVFFCIFLIFSPIGKLKLGKPNDKPEFNTISWFAMLFSAGMGIGLVFYGAAEPMAHFASPPTANPETTKAYTESLRSTFFHWGFHAWAIYGVVALALAYSQFRKGEPGLISRTLRPILGNKVEGPIGTLIDVLSVFATLVGVAVSLGMGALQINGGLHYLFKIPNNIFVQGIIIVVVTILFIASAWSGLSKGIQYLSNLNIGLGAILMIVTLIIGPTVLILNMMTSSTGSLLNTFLFNSLDTAALNGQKRDWMSTWTLYYWGWWLSWSPFVGVFIARVSKGRSIREFISGVLLVPALVSFIWFSVFGVLGIETGKKHPELFKMSPETQLFGVFNHVPLGIVLSIIALLLIASFFVTSADSATFVLGMQTTFGSLNPSSIIKVTWGIAQALIAFVLLLAGSGDGSEALNAIQSAAIISAFPFSFVVIMMMISFYKDANQERKFLSLTLTPNKHRLQEYVKYQQQDYESDILEKREVRRNKEK
- the mscL gene encoding large conductance mechanosensitive channel protein MscL, translating into MLKEFKDFALKGSVLDLAVAVVMGAAFNKIVTSLVQYIIMPLIGKIFGSVDFAKDWSFWGIKYGLFIQSIIDFIIVAFALFIFVKMANTIMKKDDDEIEENTVLLTEIRDLLREK